Proteins found in one Acidobacteriota bacterium genomic segment:
- a CDS encoding UbiA-like polyprenyltransferase yields the protein MAPNRLVTYLSFVRFSHSVFALPFALTGALLAWREAPFYWSQVGWVVVAMVSARSAAMGFNRLVDARFDALNPRTAMREIPRGAMSRAEATIFVGVSSIVFVFAAARLNPLCGMLSPVALGIVFWYSVAKRFTSYTQAFLGLAMAVAPVGGWLAAGGRGGWEPWLLGLAIGLWVGGFDILYACQDLEFDRAHGLNSIPVRYGVARSLVISRVMHVATVICMATLAALVPLGPIYLGGVALVAALLVYEQSLVSEHDLSQVKRAFDLNGWVGILYFVTTGLALYVG from the coding sequence TTGGCACCTAACCGTCTCGTCACGTATCTGTCCTTCGTTCGTTTCAGCCACTCGGTGTTCGCGCTGCCGTTTGCGCTCACCGGTGCGCTGCTGGCGTGGCGCGAGGCGCCGTTTTACTGGAGCCAGGTGGGGTGGGTGGTGGTGGCCATGGTCTCGGCGAGGAGCGCCGCCATGGGCTTCAATCGCCTCGTTGACGCCCGGTTCGATGCCCTGAATCCGCGGACCGCGATGCGCGAGATCCCGCGAGGCGCCATGAGCCGGGCCGAGGCGACGATCTTCGTCGGCGTCTCCTCGATCGTGTTCGTGTTCGCGGCCGCGCGCCTCAACCCGCTGTGCGGGATGCTGTCGCCGGTGGCGCTGGGCATTGTGTTCTGGTACTCGGTAGCCAAGCGCTTCACCTCCTATACGCAGGCCTTTCTCGGCTTGGCGATGGCGGTGGCGCCGGTCGGCGGCTGGCTGGCCGCGGGCGGCCGCGGCGGGTGGGAGCCCTGGCTGCTGGGCCTGGCGATTGGCTTGTGGGTGGGCGGCTTCGACATTCTCTATGCCTGCCAGGACCTGGAGTTCGATCGCGCCCATGGCCTCAACTCGATCCCGGTCCGCTACGGCGTGGCGCGCTCGCTGGTCATCTCGCGCGTGATGCACGTGGCCACCGTGATCTGCATGGCCACGCTGGCGGCGCTGGTGCCACTTGGGCCGATCTATCTCGGCGGCGTCGCGCTGGTCGCGGCGTTGCTGGTCTACGAACAGTCGCTGGTCAGCGAGCACGACCTGTCGCAGGTCAAGCGCGCATTCGATTTGAATGGGTGGGTGGGCATCTTGTATTTCGTGACGACGGGACTGGCGCTGTATGTCGGATAG
- a CDS encoding menaquinone biosynthesis protein has translation MTPLRLGAVSYLNTKPLVYGLDAMSDQFELRYDVPAVCAALLHEGRVDLGLVPAIEYIRGPQDYWIVPDVAIASDGEVASVAVFSKVPIGEVRSLALDVSSRTSAALTRILCAKRWGIAPAFMPAAPDLDAMLATADAALVIGDPALEIDAAGRGLSKYDLGGEWRALTGLPFVYAMWTGREGAASPAQCAALLAARTAGEAHLPEIARGVAGGDAAHEARSLAYLRDNLKYGLGDREAAGLRRFLELGVEVGVAVALKPLRFYQ, from the coding sequence ATGACGCCGCTGCGCCTGGGCGCGGTGTCGTACCTGAACACGAAGCCGCTGGTGTATGGCCTCGACGCCATGTCCGATCAGTTCGAGCTGCGCTATGACGTGCCGGCGGTCTGCGCCGCGCTGTTGCACGAAGGGCGGGTCGACCTGGGGCTGGTTCCAGCCATCGAGTACATCCGGGGACCCCAGGATTACTGGATCGTGCCAGACGTGGCGATTGCTTCGGACGGCGAGGTGGCGTCGGTGGCGGTTTTCTCGAAGGTGCCGATCGGGGAGGTTCGTTCCCTCGCCCTCGACGTGAGTTCGCGGACCTCGGCGGCGCTGACGCGCATCCTGTGCGCGAAGCGGTGGGGCATCGCGCCCGCGTTTATGCCCGCAGCCCCAGACCTGGACGCGATGCTGGCGACCGCCGATGCCGCGCTGGTCATTGGCGACCCGGCGCTCGAGATCGATGCCGCGGGGCGTGGCCTGTCGAAGTACGACCTTGGCGGCGAATGGCGCGCCCTCACCGGCCTGCCGTTCGTCTATGCGATGTGGACCGGACGCGAGGGGGCGGCTTCGCCCGCGCAGTGTGCGGCGTTGCTCGCGGCCCGCACAGCGGGCGAGGCGCACCTGCCGGAGATCGCCCGGGGCGTGGCTGGCGGCGATGCCGCCCACGAGGCCAGGTCGCTGGCATACCTGCGTGATAATCTCAAGTACGGGCTGGGCGATCGCGAGGCCGCCGGCCTGAGACGCTTTCTCGAACTGGGCGTCGAAGTGGGTGTGGCCGTCGCGTTGAAACCCCTCCGTTTCTATCAGTAG
- a CDS encoding amidohydrolase family protein yields the protein MTAYRAAWICPIDQPPMRDGLVHVEGGRITGIRDQGPGIRDQGPGIGDQGPGIRDQGPGIRDLGNVVLMPGLINAHIHLELSWLRGRVPPAGKFTDWVKQLFAIRRGVERADDPAVLEPLRGAIRELQASGTVAVGDISNSLASPPLLTAAGLAGIVFHELLGFNDRDGAGVERTRAARADAVGCVSLAPHAPYSTSPELFQAIRAEVGASACPIMSVHLGESPEETELLASGTGPWRGMLELIGVWRDDWAVPGCGPVEYLDRLGVIDARTLVVHGVQFDDAALARLAAIGATLVTCPRSNQWVGVGLPPIQRFYDSGVPVAIGTDSLASVDDLNLFSELKTMRAIAPGVPASKLLESATLTGARALGLDADLGSLTPGKRAQIIAIELPGPVDDIEEYLVSGINPARIKHLSTPGTLGTLGTLGTLGTLGTPGTLGT from the coding sequence ATGACCGCCTACCGGGCGGCCTGGATCTGCCCGATCGATCAGCCGCCGATGAGGGACGGCCTCGTGCATGTCGAGGGCGGCCGCATAACAGGGATCAGGGATCAGGGACCAGGGATCAGGGATCAGGGACCAGGGATCGGGGATCAGGGACCGGGGATCAGGGATCAGGGACCGGGGATCAGGGACCTCGGCAACGTGGTCCTGATGCCCGGGCTCATCAACGCGCACATCCATCTGGAACTATCGTGGCTGCGCGGACGCGTGCCGCCGGCGGGGAAGTTCACCGACTGGGTCAAGCAACTGTTCGCGATTCGCCGCGGGGTCGAGCGCGCCGACGACCCCGCCGTGCTCGAGCCGTTGCGCGGGGCAATCCGCGAATTGCAGGCGAGCGGCACGGTGGCCGTCGGCGACATCAGCAACTCGCTCGCCTCGCCGCCGCTTCTGACCGCCGCCGGTCTCGCTGGCATCGTCTTTCACGAGTTGTTGGGTTTCAACGACCGGGACGGCGCCGGCGTCGAGCGCACGCGCGCCGCGCGGGCCGATGCGGTTGGCTGCGTGTCGCTGGCGCCGCATGCGCCGTACTCGACCTCGCCTGAATTGTTCCAGGCGATCCGTGCGGAGGTGGGCGCGTCCGCCTGCCCGATCATGAGCGTTCACCTTGGCGAGTCGCCGGAAGAGACCGAGTTGCTGGCCTCCGGCACCGGGCCCTGGCGAGGCATGCTCGAGTTGATCGGGGTGTGGCGCGACGACTGGGCCGTTCCCGGCTGCGGCCCGGTTGAGTACCTGGACCGCCTCGGCGTGATCGACGCCCGCACACTCGTCGTGCACGGCGTGCAGTTCGATGACGCTGCGCTGGCGCGGTTGGCCGCGATCGGCGCCACCCTGGTCACCTGCCCCCGTAGCAATCAATGGGTCGGCGTCGGCCTGCCGCCCATCCAGCGCTTCTACGACTCGGGCGTGCCGGTCGCCATTGGCACCGACAGCCTCGCGAGCGTTGACGACCTGAACCTGTTCAGCGAGCTGAAGACCATGCGCGCGATCGCGCCCGGCGTGCCGGCGTCGAAACTGCTCGAGAGCGCCACCCTGACCGGTGCGCGCGCCTTGGGCCTCGACGCCGACCTCGGCTCCTTGACCCCCGGCAAGCGGGCACAGATTATCGCCATCGAACTACCCGGCCCAGTGGATGATATTGAAGAGTACCTGGTGAGTGGGATCAACCCCGCTCGAATCAAGCACCTGAGCACCCCAGGCACCTTAGGCACCTTAGGCACCTTAGGCACCTTAGGCACTTTAGGCACCCCTGGCACCCTTGGCACCTAA
- the mqnC gene encoding cyclic dehypoxanthinyl futalosine synthase, with protein MDLKAFEQRIEAGGRLAADEALALYRHAPTYWLGRMADGVRRRKHPAGVVTYIIDRNVNYTNVCVARCNFCAFYREVGHGEGYVLGFDEIYRKIEETQALGGGQLLLQGGHNPDLPLAWYEDLFRGVKQRFPDFKLHALSPPEVLHISRTSKLPVPEVIARLIAAGLDSVPGGGAEILVDRVRKLLNCYAKATADEWLDVMRHAHRAGLRTTATMMYGTVESDEERLEHMLRLRDLQDETAGFTAFIAWSYQPEHTERGGTEATGIEYLRTLAIARLVLDNFDNLQASWVTQGGKVGQLSLAFGANDMGSVMIEENVVRAAGAVYCMDEVEIVRNAEDAGFSAKRRNMHYEILGDPFFREHQVPRTLELSTAREAGDTTVPVELVNYPARTAAGKRQRSQPPASPVA; from the coding sequence ATGGATCTCAAGGCGTTCGAGCAGCGAATCGAAGCGGGCGGCCGGCTGGCCGCAGACGAGGCGTTAGCGCTTTATCGCCACGCGCCGACCTACTGGCTCGGCCGCATGGCCGACGGCGTGCGCCGCCGCAAGCACCCGGCCGGCGTGGTCACTTACATCATCGATCGCAACGTCAACTACACCAACGTGTGCGTCGCCCGCTGCAACTTCTGTGCGTTCTACCGCGAGGTCGGCCACGGCGAAGGCTACGTGCTCGGCTTCGACGAGATCTACCGGAAAATCGAAGAGACGCAGGCCCTCGGCGGCGGGCAACTGCTGCTGCAGGGCGGCCATAACCCTGATCTGCCGCTGGCGTGGTACGAGGATCTGTTCCGCGGCGTGAAGCAGCGGTTCCCCGACTTCAAGCTGCATGCGCTGTCCCCGCCGGAGGTGCTGCACATCTCTCGCACCTCGAAGTTGCCGGTTCCCGAAGTCATCGCGCGGCTGATCGCTGCCGGCCTCGACAGCGTGCCGGGCGGCGGTGCCGAGATCCTGGTCGACCGCGTGCGCAAGCTGCTGAACTGCTATGCGAAGGCCACGGCCGACGAGTGGCTGGACGTGATGCGCCATGCGCACCGGGCCGGGCTGCGCACGACGGCGACGATGATGTACGGCACGGTCGAGAGCGACGAAGAACGGCTCGAGCACATGCTGCGGCTGCGCGACCTGCAGGACGAGACCGCCGGCTTCACGGCGTTCATCGCCTGGAGCTACCAGCCCGAGCACACCGAGCGCGGCGGCACCGAAGCGACCGGCATCGAGTACCTGCGCACCCTGGCGATTGCCCGGCTGGTGCTCGACAACTTCGACAACCTGCAGGCGTCGTGGGTCACCCAGGGCGGCAAGGTCGGGCAGTTGAGCCTCGCGTTCGGCGCCAACGACATGGGCAGCGTGATGATCGAAGAGAACGTCGTCCGGGCGGCCGGCGCCGTGTACTGCATGGACGAAGTGGAAATCGTCCGCAACGCCGAGGACGCGGGTTTCTCTGCCAAGCGACGCAACATGCACTACGAGATTTTGGGCGACCCGTTCTTTCGCGAACACCAGGTCCCGCGCACGCTGGAGTTGTCGACCGCGCGCGAAGCCGGGGACACGACCGTGCCCGTCGAACTGGTCAACTATCCCGCTCGCACCGCCGCCGGCAAGCGGCAGCGTTCCCAGCCGCCGGCGTCGCCGGTCGCATGA
- a CDS encoding TonB family protein: MYFDFDDRYRDIEPVGSAINRRDGVAVSIFVHAAIVAVFLFLPEFLPQRSPEEQVMQPRPRDENAPTFVFVQPKMDLPPLTQPERAEMSDVDRSARTPDRVPEMTNPLPAARGNSTERTEATPEEKMRGDGPAPESAPPAPPVETPPMNDPRTDPQMAMMQRPQVQPPAGGSLGDALKNLQKYVQNESFDNQKGQMQEFGPLQFDTRGVEFGPWIRRFISQVRRNWFVPMAAQTMRGRVVITFNVHRNGALTDVTVVRPSEIESFNLSAVNALRASNPTTPLPPEYPEDKAFFTVTFFYNENPPGQ, from the coding sequence ATGTACTTCGACTTCGATGATCGCTACCGCGATATCGAGCCGGTTGGGTCCGCCATTAACCGACGCGACGGCGTTGCTGTGTCGATTTTCGTGCACGCCGCGATCGTCGCCGTCTTCCTGTTCCTGCCAGAATTTCTGCCGCAGCGCTCGCCCGAAGAGCAAGTGATGCAGCCGCGGCCCCGCGACGAGAACGCGCCGACGTTCGTCTTCGTGCAGCCGAAGATGGACCTGCCGCCGCTGACTCAGCCGGAGCGCGCGGAGATGTCGGATGTCGACCGCAGCGCCCGCACGCCGGATCGGGTGCCGGAGATGACCAACCCGCTGCCGGCCGCCCGTGGCAACTCGACCGAGCGGACCGAGGCCACGCCCGAAGAGAAGATGCGGGGGGACGGCCCGGCGCCGGAGTCGGCACCACCGGCCCCGCCCGTGGAAACGCCGCCCATGAACGATCCGCGGACCGATCCGCAGATGGCGATGATGCAGCGTCCGCAGGTGCAGCCGCCGGCGGGTGGCTCGCTGGGCGATGCGCTGAAGAACCTGCAGAAGTACGTCCAAAACGAATCGTTCGACAACCAGAAGGGCCAGATGCAGGAGTTTGGGCCCCTGCAGTTCGACACCAGGGGCGTCGAGTTCGGTCCGTGGATTCGCCGGTTCATCTCGCAGGTGCGGCGAAACTGGTTCGTGCCGATGGCGGCGCAGACCATGCGCGGGCGGGTGGTGATCACCTTCAACGTGCACCGCAATGGCGCGCTGACCGACGTCACCGTGGTCCGGCCGTCGGAGATTGAATCGTTCAACTTGTCGGCCGTCAACGCCCTGCGGGCCTCGAATCCGACGACGCCGCTGCCGCCCGAGTATCCGGAAGACAAGGCGTTCTTCACGGTCACGTTCTTCTACAACGAGAATCCGCCGGGGCAGTGA
- a CDS encoding phosphopentomutase, whose protein sequence is MFSRALVIVLDSVGIGELPDAALYADEGSNTLGNIAAQVPLSIPTLAGMGLGRLVPLPGMPATASGAYGRMAERSAGKDSVTGHWELMGVVLDRAFPTFPNGFPPELIQAFEERIGRPSIGNVVASGTAIIDELGPRHMETGFPIVYTSADSVFQIAAHEGIVPVETLYQWCDAAYDLVVRGLGLGRVIARPFIGLPGSFARTSNRHDYAMPPVAETLLDRLVAGGHPVTSVGKVADLFAGRGVTGTHPTKSDADGMDRIASLLQTQDRGLIFANLVDFDAVYGHRNDTVGYGANLDRFDVRLAQLLPQLGPDDLLVITADHGNDPTTPSTDHSREHVPVLLHGARVRAGVDLGTRATFADLGQTLAEVFGVGPLAHGTSFLKDIVRR, encoded by the coding sequence GTGTTTTCACGCGCTCTCGTTATCGTGCTCGACAGCGTTGGCATCGGCGAGTTGCCCGATGCCGCGCTGTACGCGGACGAGGGGAGTAATACCCTCGGTAACATCGCGGCGCAGGTGCCGTTAAGCATCCCCACCCTCGCCGGCATGGGCCTGGGGCGGCTGGTGCCGCTGCCTGGGATGCCGGCGACCGCCTCGGGCGCATACGGACGAATGGCGGAACGCTCCGCCGGCAAGGATTCGGTCACCGGCCATTGGGAGCTGATGGGCGTGGTGCTCGACCGTGCCTTCCCGACATTTCCCAACGGCTTTCCGCCGGAGCTGATTCAGGCCTTCGAAGAGCGCATTGGCCGCCCGTCGATCGGCAACGTGGTGGCGTCGGGCACCGCCATCATCGACGAACTGGGGCCGCGGCACATGGAGACGGGCTTCCCGATCGTCTACACCTCCGCCGACAGCGTCTTCCAGATTGCCGCACACGAAGGCATCGTGCCGGTCGAGACCCTGTACCAGTGGTGCGATGCGGCCTACGACCTGGTCGTCCGTGGACTCGGCCTGGGACGGGTTATTGCCCGTCCGTTCATCGGGTTGCCAGGTTCGTTTGCGCGCACCTCGAATCGGCACGACTACGCCATGCCGCCCGTGGCCGAGACGCTGCTCGATCGCCTGGTGGCCGGCGGCCACCCGGTCACGTCGGTGGGGAAGGTCGCCGACTTGTTTGCGGGCCGTGGAGTGACAGGGACGCATCCGACCAAAAGCGATGCGGACGGCATGGACCGCATTGCGTCGCTGCTGCAGACGCAGGACCGCGGCTTGATCTTTGCCAACCTGGTTGATTTTGACGCCGTCTACGGCCACCGCAACGACACGGTGGGCTACGGCGCCAACCTCGATCGCTTCGACGTCCGACTGGCGCAATTGCTGCCGCAACTGGGGCCCGACGACCTGCTCGTGATCACGGCCGACCACGGGAACGACCCGACCACGCCCAGCACGGACCATTCTCGAGAGCACGTGCCGGTGTTGTTGCACGGCGCGCGCGTGCGCGCGGGTGTGGACCTTGGCACGCGGGCCACTTTCGCCGACCTCGGCCAGACGCTCGCCGAGGTCTTCGGCGTCGGTCCACTTGCTCACGGCACGAGCTTCCTGAAGGACATTGTCCGCCGCTGA
- the lpxI gene encoding UDP-2,3-diacylglucosamine diphosphatase LpxI (LpxI, functionally equivalent to LpxH, replaces it in LPS biosynthesis in a minority of bacteria.), which produces MKIGLIAGNGRFPFLVLDAARSLGYDVTVIALKEEASREIDEAAAREPKAVVHWISIGQLGTFLKILKDAGLTQAVMAGQVKHIKIFGGFVPDLTAMALLSRVKAMNTDALIAAVADLMREHGVELVNSTAFLEPLLAGAGLLSNRAPNEAEGKDLEFGYRMADTIAGLDIGQTIAVKHLAVVAVEAMEGTDETIARAGQLAGDGVAVIKVAKPNQDMRFDVPIVGLATIQAMRVAGATVLSIDAGRTLIFDREAFFASANEAGIAIVGRSLPRRSDSGGGA; this is translated from the coding sequence ATGAAGATCGGCCTGATTGCGGGCAACGGGCGATTCCCATTCCTGGTGCTCGACGCGGCGCGCTCACTCGGCTACGACGTCACCGTCATTGCCCTCAAGGAAGAGGCTTCGAGGGAGATCGACGAGGCCGCGGCGCGCGAACCGAAGGCGGTGGTTCACTGGATCTCGATCGGCCAGCTCGGCACCTTCCTCAAGATTCTCAAGGACGCCGGCCTGACCCAGGCGGTCATGGCGGGACAGGTCAAGCACATCAAGATCTTTGGCGGCTTCGTGCCGGACCTCACGGCTATGGCGCTGCTCTCGCGGGTCAAGGCCATGAACACCGATGCGCTGATTGCCGCGGTCGCCGACCTGATGCGCGAACACGGCGTTGAGCTCGTCAACTCGACGGCATTTCTCGAGCCGCTGCTGGCCGGGGCCGGGCTGTTGAGCAACCGGGCGCCCAACGAGGCTGAAGGCAAAGACCTCGAATTCGGCTATCGCATGGCCGACACCATCGCCGGCCTCGACATTGGCCAGACCATCGCGGTGAAGCACCTGGCGGTGGTGGCGGTCGAAGCGATGGAGGGCACCGACGAAACCATTGCCAGGGCCGGGCAACTGGCCGGCGACGGCGTCGCGGTCATCAAGGTCGCCAAGCCGAACCAGGACATGCGCTTCGACGTGCCCATCGTCGGGCTCGCGACCATCCAGGCCATGCGGGTGGCCGGCGCCACGGTGTTGTCGATCGATGCCGGGCGCACGTTGATCTTCGACCGCGAGGCGTTCTTCGCATCCGCGAACGAAGCTGGGATCGCGATTGTCGGCCGCAGCCTGCCGCGCCGAAGCGATAGCGGAGGCGGGGCGTGA
- the miaA gene encoding tRNA (adenosine(37)-N6)-dimethylallyltransferase MiaA: MKPLIAVLGPTAVGKSALGIALAERLGGEIINCDSTAVYRGFDIGTDKVPMAERRGIPHHLIDIADPTDEYTAAQFARDATAAIRGIQGRGRIPILVGGTGFYYRALTRGLFPGPPADARLRGRLEAIAARRGVERLHRLMGRVDPASAARIMPRDLKRIIRALEVYFLTGRPLTSHFEATASLLDPDVQVIPIGLRMPAAWLSERLTSRVDAQFDAGLLDEIRGLLAAGVPSSARPFGGLVYRQAMEHLQGVRDEAATRALIAQENRRYARRQLIWFRKEPNLDWFDGPGTHADVQDSVISMLSARDLLKDGKNVADT; this comes from the coding sequence GTGAAGCCCTTAATCGCAGTTCTCGGACCCACCGCCGTTGGCAAGAGCGCGCTTGGCATTGCGCTGGCCGAGCGGCTGGGTGGCGAGATCATCAACTGCGATTCCACAGCCGTGTACCGCGGCTTCGACATCGGCACCGACAAGGTGCCCATGGCCGAACGGCGGGGCATCCCGCATCACCTGATCGATATCGCCGATCCCACCGACGAGTACACGGCCGCGCAGTTCGCGCGCGATGCCACGGCGGCGATCCGCGGGATCCAGGGCCGCGGCCGCATCCCGATCCTGGTCGGCGGCACGGGCTTCTACTACCGGGCCCTGACCCGGGGCCTCTTTCCGGGCCCGCCGGCTGATGCCAGACTGAGGGGACGGCTCGAAGCGATTGCCGCCAGGCGCGGTGTGGAACGGCTGCACCGCCTGATGGGGCGTGTGGACCCGGCGTCGGCCGCGCGCATCATGCCCCGCGACCTCAAGCGGATTATCCGGGCCCTCGAGGTGTATTTCCTGACCGGCCGGCCGTTGACCTCGCACTTCGAGGCGACCGCGTCCCTGCTCGATCCCGACGTGCAGGTGATTCCGATCGGCCTGCGCATGCCGGCGGCCTGGCTGTCGGAACGGCTGACCAGCCGCGTGGATGCACAGTTCGACGCAGGCTTGCTGGACGAAATCCGCGGGCTGCTGGCGGCCGGCGTGCCGTCGAGCGCCAGGCCGTTTGGCGGCCTGGTCTATCGCCAGGCCATGGAGCATCTGCAGGGCGTGCGCGACGAGGCGGCCACCCGTGCGTTGATTGCGCAAGAGAACCGCCGATATGCGCGTCGGCAGTTGATCTGGTTCCGAAAAGAGCCTAACCTTGACTGGTTTGACGGTCCCGGCACTCACGCCGACGTGCAAGACAGCGTAATTTCGATGCTGTCCGCGCGGGACCTGTTGAAGGACGGGAAAAATGTCGCCGATACCTGA
- a CDS encoding Gfo/Idh/MocA family oxidoreductase, whose amino-acid sequence MRAVVVGVGHLGKHHARILASLPGVTLAGVVDTDAARANQVAAERGTSAYAEVAQVPGKIDVAVVAVPTESHARIALGLLEAGVHTLVEKPITQTVAEADALIATASSRGVVLAVGHSERFNPAVLAARPHLKDPRFIEVHRLGQLPGRSLDIDVVLDLMIHDLDLILSLVPSEVEGVEAVGVPVLTPRIDIANARLRFANGCIANLTASRISREPVRKIRFFQQDAYVSIDTAAREVEMWRLVPQPAGAPTIGGGKLEVAGDEALKGELEDFLGAVRDGRAPAVTGQQGRAALALATRIVELMGHQL is encoded by the coding sequence GTGAGGGCAGTGGTGGTTGGCGTCGGGCACCTCGGCAAGCACCATGCGCGCATTCTGGCGTCGCTGCCGGGCGTGACGCTGGCCGGCGTGGTCGACACGGACGCGGCTCGGGCGAACCAGGTCGCCGCCGAGCGCGGCACGAGCGCCTATGCCGAGGTCGCCCAGGTTCCAGGGAAGATCGATGTGGCCGTGGTCGCCGTGCCCACCGAAAGCCACGCGCGGATTGCGCTGGGCCTGCTCGAGGCCGGCGTGCACACGCTGGTCGAGAAGCCGATTACCCAGACCGTCGCCGAGGCCGATGCCTTGATTGCCACGGCCAGCTCCCGCGGCGTCGTCCTGGCCGTCGGCCATAGCGAGCGTTTCAACCCGGCGGTGCTGGCCGCCCGCCCGCACCTGAAGGACCCCCGGTTCATCGAGGTGCATCGCCTGGGGCAGCTGCCCGGGCGCAGCCTCGACATCGACGTGGTGCTCGACCTCATGATCCATGACCTCGACTTGATCCTGAGCCTGGTGCCCAGTGAAGTCGAAGGGGTCGAAGCAGTGGGCGTGCCCGTGCTGACTCCGCGCATCGACATTGCCAACGCGCGGTTGCGGTTCGCCAACGGCTGCATCGCCAACCTGACGGCCAGCCGCATCAGCCGCGAGCCGGTCCGCAAGATCCGGTTCTTCCAGCAGGATGCCTACGTGTCGATCGATACCGCGGCGCGGGAAGTCGAGATGTGGCGCCTCGTGCCGCAGCCGGCGGGAGCGCCGACGATTGGCGGCGGTAAGCTGGAAGTGGCCGGCGACGAAGCGCTGAAAGGCGAGCTCGAGGATTTCCTCGGTGCGGTCCGCGACGGCCGCGCGCCGGCCGTGACCGGGCAGCAGGGCCGCGCGGCACTGGCGCTGGCGACGAGGATTGTTGAACTAATGGGACACCAGCTGTGA
- the hfq gene encoding RNA chaperone Hfq → MSPIPEAKTGAPNIQDVFLNYARREKLPVTVHLLDGREFEARIKNFDRFALIVEHAGMDHLIFKHAIATIRTPRSVPNYFSSHHP, encoded by the coding sequence ATGTCGCCGATACCTGAGGCCAAGACCGGCGCTCCTAACATTCAGGACGTCTTCCTGAACTACGCACGTCGCGAGAAGTTGCCCGTCACCGTCCACCTGCTCGATGGGCGCGAGTTCGAAGCGCGCATCAAGAACTTCGATCGGTTTGCCTTGATCGTCGAGCACGCGGGCATGGATCACCTGATCTTCAAGCACGCGATTGCGACAATTCGCACGCCGCGCAGCGTGCCGAACTACTTCTCGTCCCACCATCCCTGA
- the ubiE gene encoding bifunctional demethylmenaquinone methyltransferase/2-methoxy-6-polyprenyl-1,4-benzoquinol methylase UbiE, with protein MSDRPQIKRGLGTDSPDKSPEKIAGMFDAIAGRYDLLNTVLSGGVDRYWRRHAIASLKLTGRERLLDVCTGTADVAIGAARTGAARVVGVDFSGAMLTHGLLKVEKGGLAGRIQLLRGDAMHLPVANESVHAATIAFGIRNVQLPEVACRELVRALRPGGRVAILEFGTPSSPIFGPIYQWYSRNILPRIGRAVSRHDAAYTYLPESIGAFPYGDEFAEILSAAGFSQVQARPFMFGAVYLYTGQKT; from the coding sequence ATGTCGGATAGGCCACAGATTAAACGCGGATTAGGCACAGACAGTCCGGATAAGTCGCCCGAGAAGATCGCCGGCATGTTCGACGCCATTGCCGGCCGTTACGATTTGCTGAACACGGTGCTCTCGGGCGGCGTCGATCGCTACTGGCGCCGGCATGCCATTGCCTCGCTGAAGCTCACCGGGCGCGAGCGGCTGCTCGATGTCTGCACCGGGACTGCCGATGTCGCGATTGGCGCGGCCCGCACCGGCGCCGCCCGCGTCGTCGGCGTGGATTTTTCAGGCGCCATGCTGACGCACGGTCTCTTGAAGGTGGAGAAGGGCGGCCTCGCCGGACGGATCCAGCTGCTGCGCGGTGATGCCATGCACCTGCCGGTCGCGAACGAATCGGTGCACGCCGCGACCATCGCCTTCGGTATTCGCAATGTGCAGCTGCCGGAGGTCGCGTGCCGGGAGCTGGTGCGAGCCCTTCGTCCTGGTGGCCGGGTCGCGATTCTCGAGTTCGGCACGCCCAGCTCGCCGATCTTCGGGCCAATCTACCAGTGGTATTCCCGCAACATCCTTCCGCGGATCGGCCGTGCCGTGTCGCGTCACGACGCCGCCTATACCTACCTCCCCGAGTCCATCGGGGCCTTTCCCTATGGCGACGAGTTCGCGGAAATTCTGTCTGCCGCAGGGTTTTCACAAGTTCAGGCAAGGCCATTCATGTTCGGCGCCGTCTATCTCTATACGGGTCAAAAAACATAG